Genomic DNA from Kiloniellales bacterium:
GACGGGCGGCTGGTGGCGGGGCCAGAGAAGCTGGAGCTTCGCGATCTCGAGGCCGAGCTGGACCGGACCAAACTGACGGGCGGCGTTATCGTGGCCTTGCGCGATCGGCCGGGGCTCGGCATCGGACTCGTCGTTGAGAGGGTCGATCTCGGCCGCTTCCTTCCCGCGGCGCCGGTCTCCGGCGCCCCGGCGTCGTCGGACGGCGATCTGCGCGGCGTCAGCGAACTGGTCGACCGGTTCGACGCCAACATCGACCTCCGGGTCGGCAGCCTCGCCTTCCGCGGCGCCGAGCTCGAGGGGCTGCGGGTCGACGCCATGCTCCGGGAAGGCTCGCTCACCGTCCGGGAGGCCTCGGCCACGGATTTCGCCGGGGGCCGTGCGCGCGTGTCCGGGGTCGTATCCGGTCTGACGGCAAGGCCCAAGATCGATGGCGATATCGCCATCGAGGAGGGCCGTCCGCGGGCCCTGCTGCGCATGCTCGGCATGGATCCGGGTCCCCTGCCGCGGCTCGGCAGGGTCAGCGTCACCTCCGGGTTCCTGGCGTCGGAAAGCGACGTGACCTTCGATGCCGCCGCGACCGCCCTCGGCGGCACGCTGGAGCTCTCGGGCAAGGCCCTGCTCGATGAGGGACCCGCCGGCTTGAACGCCCGGGTCGCGCTCAAGCATCCCGACCTCGCGTCGGTCTTCGCCGCCCCGGCGGACGGCGCGGCGGCCCTGCCCTTGGAGCTGGAGGCGAGGCTTTCCGGCACCGTCATGGCGCCCGAGGCCGGCGAGGTGACGCTCGCGCTGGGCAAGCTCGTGGCGCGGGGCCGGGTCGCGGCCGATCTGTCGGGGCCGCGCCCCTTTGTTTCGGCCGACCTCGCCGGGGAGGAGCTGTCCTGGCGGGATCTCGCGCCGCTGTCCGCCGTTTTCGCGCCGCCGCCGGGTGGCGACCCGTCT
This window encodes:
- a CDS encoding AsmA-like C-terminal region-containing protein; the protein is DGRLVAGPEKLELRDLEAELDRTKLTGGVIVALRDRPGLGIGLVVERVDLGRFLPAAPVSGAPASSDGDLRGVSELVDRFDANIDLRVGSLAFRGAELEGLRVDAMLREGSLTVREASATDFAGGRARVSGVVSGLTARPKIDGDIAIEEGRPRALLRMLGMDPGPLPRLGRVSVTSGFLASESDVTFDAAATALGGTLELSGKALLDEGPAGLNARVALKHPDLASVFAAPADGAAALPLELEARLSGTVMAPEAGEVTLALGKLVARGRVAADLSGPRPFVSADLAGEELSWRDLAPLSAVFAPPPGGDPSRPVRSRTARDPEPWRALDGDLALRLNGLLVDRVQIRDLALAAGLRDGVFEIQELSGRAYGGRLEATGRLAGSARLEGELALRAAAVELAPLVQDQFDLAGISGPVDLEAELQARGGSPAQLLASLSGQARLSGSLRLEAPEEGGGNGAAPVRRPEDLRSLADGLAFAAETFAAPPARLTGAIVFEKGIVTARSLELRGEAARLEVRASADLPQWTLDCVTELRRTGEQGPAYLALELSGDLDEPDLRLSGTAFRQGRGAAPAAAEADSDVPIKDLSN